The proteins below are encoded in one region of bacterium:
- a CDS encoding biopolymer transporter ExbD has product MIKREEPKAIGWTVHGFRHYRPPNRLNKGLVATAPWMSVTLLIALYLYLLAPNVLQPGMVLQLPVAPFSDGRHYGHNVAVLSLPIVGRTERDEIFFFDDQRYLGREPAEMDALRGALSTAWTQKPNLPMVIEADRMVRHDTIVKLFEMAAEAGFREVNLATRPSQR; this is encoded by the coding sequence ATGATCAAGCGGGAGGAACCAAAGGCGATCGGGTGGACGGTACACGGCTTCCGGCACTACCGGCCCCCGAACCGTTTGAATAAGGGGTTGGTGGCGACGGCCCCCTGGATGAGCGTCACGCTGCTGATTGCGTTATACCTCTATCTGCTGGCCCCGAATGTGCTGCAACCGGGAATGGTCCTGCAACTCCCGGTGGCCCCGTTTTCGGACGGGCGCCACTATGGGCATAACGTGGCGGTCTTGTCCCTTCCCATCGTGGGCCGGACGGAGCGGGACGAAATCTTCTTTTTTGATGACCAGCGGTATTTAGGGCGTGAACCCGCGGAGATGGATGCGTTGCGCGGGGCCTTGTCCACCGCCTGGACGCAAAAACCGAATTTACCGATGGTGATTGAGGCGGACCGGATGGTGCGGCATGACACAATCGTGAAGCTGTTTGAAATGGCCGCCGAGGCGGGATTCCGCGAAGTTAACCTGGCCACACGGCCCTCCCAGAGGTGA
- the hisC gene encoding histidinol-phosphate transaminase has product MMNPLIRKSVQKLAAYTPGEQPKRPGLVKLNTNENPYPPSPRVAEALAAIAPESLRLYPDPVSTALRQVIADLHGVGIEQVFVGNGSDEILALCTRAFVEDDGTIGYFTPSYSLYPVLTAIRNVEGVACELTESFEWAEQDPAPSSLFFLANPNAPTSMLFATSRVQQFCQTFPGVVLVDEAYVDFAREHCMDVAKTLPNVLVMRTLSKSYSLAGIRCGYVVGAETLISALFKIKDSYNLDRMTQVAATAAILDQAHMRANVDRILATRNRLTTVLNQIGFAVCPSEANFLWARHESRPAKEIFQTLKAAGILIRYFPGPRTGDYIRITIGTDGEIDQLVTEIKKLLMG; this is encoded by the coding sequence ATGATGAATCCCTTGATCCGTAAATCAGTCCAGAAGCTGGCCGCCTACACGCCCGGGGAGCAACCGAAACGTCCCGGCCTGGTCAAGCTGAATACGAATGAGAATCCCTATCCCCCGTCACCGCGCGTGGCGGAGGCGCTGGCGGCGATCGCGCCGGAATCCCTGCGCCTCTATCCGGATCCGGTCAGTACCGCCTTGCGGCAGGTGATCGCTGATCTCCATGGCGTGGGGATTGAGCAGGTGTTTGTGGGGAACGGGTCGGATGAAATCCTCGCGTTGTGCACACGGGCATTCGTCGAGGATGACGGCACGATCGGATATTTCACGCCCTCTTACTCGCTGTACCCGGTGTTGACGGCCATCCGTAATGTCGAGGGGGTTGCGTGTGAGTTAACCGAGTCTTTCGAGTGGGCGGAGCAGGATCCTGCGCCCTCCTCACTTTTCTTCTTAGCCAATCCCAATGCCCCGACGAGCATGTTGTTCGCCACCTCACGCGTGCAGCAGTTCTGTCAGACGTTCCCCGGCGTGGTGCTGGTGGATGAGGCGTATGTGGATTTCGCCCGGGAGCATTGTATGGACGTGGCGAAGACGCTGCCCAATGTGCTGGTCATGCGGACCCTGTCGAAATCCTATTCGCTGGCGGGAATCCGGTGCGGCTATGTGGTGGGGGCGGAGACCCTGATCTCGGCCTTATTCAAGATCAAGGATTCCTATAATCTGGACCGGATGACCCAGGTGGCGGCCACGGCCGCGATTTTGGATCAGGCCCATATGCGCGCCAATGTCGATCGGATTTTGGCCACGCGGAACCGGCTGACCACGGTATTGAATCAGATCGGGTTTGCGGTATGCCCGTCAGAGGCCAATTTCTTGTGGGCCAGGCATGAAAGCCGACCGGCTAAGGAGATCTTTCAGACCTTGAAAGCCGCCGGCATCCTGATCCGCTATTTCCCCGGTCCGCGGACCGGCGATTATATCCGCATCACCATCGGCACCGACGGCGAGATCGACCAGCTGGTCACGGAAATCAAGAAGTTGCTGATGGGTTAG
- the uvrA gene encoding excinuclease ABC subunit UvrA: protein MSRDHIIIAGAREHNLQNITVRIPRDSFTVITGLSGSGKSSLAFDTLFAEGQRRYVESLSAYVRQFLDQMQKPDVDYVEGLSPAISIEQRTAGSNPRSIVATTTEIHDYLRLLFANVGHPHCPHCGKPVSGQSAEVIVDQLMALPEKTKVALLAPLLRSKKGLHEAIFDKIQKQGFVRVRVDGEMVEIDKVPKLDKKKAHNVDVVIDRLVMGSKIRSRLTDSVELALKEGNGVLMALTQAGTETTAWAERLYSEKHACADCGVSFEKLTARHFSFNNPYGACPDCSGLGTQMIFDEQLTVPNPELSIEGGAITAWRRGGRRLLIYYKAQLRTVAKECGFSLETPYKELPEDIRNLLMHGSGDKDMTFGYWRGGARRHYEKPFEGVLPNLARRYKETDSDFVRQRLRDYMSKMVCPTCKGARLRPEVLACTVVGKSIVDLTRLSVRNALAFCKTVALSDQEKKIAGDVIKEIQERLQFLADVGLDYLTLDRESGSLSGGEAQRIRLATQIGSRLVGVLYVLDEPSIGLHYRDNERLINTLKQLRDLGNTVVVVEHDEETIRAADYVIDLGPGAGRHGGQVIHQGTVPELLANPKSLTAQYMNGELTIPVPEHRVEPGDHWLQLMGCTENNLKNLTVRIPLGLLVCITGVSGSGKSTLVDDILRRALFRKFYGSKEIPGAHRRLLGAEKLDKVIVIDQSPIGRTPRSNPSTYTGAFGPIRDLFAALPMSKVRGYGPGRFSFNVKGGRCETCKGDGIIRLEMHFLPDVYVPCEQCHSLRYNKETLEVHYNGKSISEVLALTIDEALEFFKHIPSIERKVRTLSEVGLGYIQLGQSATTLSGGEAQRMKLASELSRKATGKTMYLLDEPTTGLHFADIQRLMHVLERLRSSGNTVLVIEHNLDVIKRSDYIIDLGPEGGDGGGRIVAEGTPEEVSRCDASHTGQALRLHLKSS from the coding sequence ATGAGTCGCGATCACATTATTATTGCAGGCGCCCGTGAGCATAACCTGCAGAACATCACGGTGCGGATTCCCCGTGACAGTTTTACCGTCATTACGGGCTTGAGCGGCTCGGGAAAATCGTCCCTGGCCTTTGATACCTTGTTCGCCGAAGGGCAGCGCCGGTATGTCGAAAGCCTGTCGGCCTATGTGCGCCAGTTTCTCGACCAGATGCAGAAGCCGGACGTGGATTACGTCGAAGGCCTCTCCCCGGCCATCTCCATTGAACAGCGGACGGCCGGCTCGAATCCGCGCTCGATCGTGGCCACCACCACGGAAATCCATGACTATCTGCGGTTGCTCTTTGCCAATGTCGGCCATCCCCATTGTCCGCACTGCGGCAAGCCGGTGTCAGGTCAGTCGGCGGAAGTGATTGTGGATCAACTGATGGCGCTGCCGGAGAAAACAAAGGTGGCCTTGCTGGCGCCGTTGCTGCGGAGCAAAAAAGGGCTGCATGAGGCCATTTTCGATAAAATTCAGAAGCAGGGCTTTGTCCGCGTACGGGTGGATGGGGAGATGGTGGAGATCGACAAGGTCCCCAAACTCGACAAGAAAAAAGCCCACAATGTGGATGTGGTGATCGACCGCCTGGTGATGGGGAGCAAAATCCGCTCCCGGCTGACAGATTCGGTGGAATTGGCGTTGAAGGAAGGGAACGGGGTCCTGATGGCGCTCACTCAGGCCGGAACGGAAACCACCGCCTGGGCGGAACGGCTCTATTCCGAGAAGCATGCCTGTGCCGATTGTGGCGTCAGTTTCGAGAAGCTCACCGCCCGGCATTTCTCCTTCAACAACCCGTATGGGGCCTGTCCGGATTGTTCCGGCCTCGGGACCCAGATGATTTTCGATGAACAACTCACCGTGCCCAATCCGGAGCTCTCCATCGAGGGCGGGGCCATCACGGCCTGGCGTCGCGGGGGCCGCCGGTTGCTGATCTACTACAAAGCCCAGCTCCGTACGGTCGCCAAGGAGTGCGGGTTCAGCCTGGAGACCCCCTACAAGGAGCTCCCTGAGGATATCCGGAACCTGTTGATGCATGGCTCGGGTGACAAGGACATGACGTTCGGCTACTGGCGGGGCGGCGCGCGTCGCCACTATGAGAAACCGTTTGAAGGGGTGCTGCCGAACCTGGCCCGGCGTTACAAGGAAACGGATAGTGATTTTGTCAGGCAGCGGTTGCGCGACTACATGAGCAAGATGGTCTGTCCGACCTGCAAGGGGGCCCGTTTGCGTCCGGAGGTGCTGGCCTGTACCGTGGTCGGAAAATCCATTGTGGATCTGACCCGGCTCTCTGTCCGGAACGCCCTGGCCTTTTGCAAGACGGTGGCCCTGTCGGACCAGGAGAAGAAAATCGCCGGGGATGTGATCAAGGAAATCCAGGAGCGCCTGCAATTCCTGGCGGATGTCGGCCTGGACTACCTGACCCTGGATCGTGAAAGCGGCTCCCTGTCGGGCGGTGAGGCGCAGCGCATCCGGCTGGCCACCCAGATCGGCTCCCGGCTGGTGGGGGTCCTGTATGTGCTGGATGAGCCCAGTATCGGGCTGCATTACCGGGACAATGAGCGCCTGATCAATACCCTGAAACAGCTGCGTGACCTGGGGAACACCGTGGTGGTGGTGGAGCATGATGAGGAAACGATCCGGGCTGCGGATTATGTCATTGACCTGGGCCCGGGGGCAGGGCGGCATGGCGGGCAGGTGATTCATCAGGGCACGGTTCCGGAATTGCTGGCGAATCCGAAATCACTCACCGCTCAATATATGAACGGCGAGTTGACGATTCCGGTCCCCGAACATCGGGTGGAACCGGGTGACCATTGGTTGCAACTGATGGGGTGCACGGAGAACAATCTCAAGAACCTGACCGTACGGATTCCCCTGGGCCTGCTGGTCTGCATTACCGGCGTCTCGGGAAGCGGCAAGAGCACTCTGGTGGATGACATCCTGCGGCGCGCGTTGTTCAGGAAGTTTTACGGTTCAAAGGAGATTCCCGGCGCCCACCGCCGTCTGCTGGGAGCGGAAAAACTCGACAAGGTGATCGTGATTGACCAGTCGCCGATCGGCCGCACTCCGCGGAGCAATCCCTCAACCTATACGGGGGCGTTCGGGCCGATCCGGGATCTCTTCGCCGCGTTACCCATGTCGAAGGTGCGGGGCTATGGGCCCGGCCGGTTCAGTTTTAACGTCAAGGGGGGGCGCTGCGAAACCTGCAAGGGGGATGGGATTATCCGCCTTGAGATGCATTTCCTGCCGGACGTGTATGTGCCCTGCGAGCAGTGTCACAGCTTGCGGTACAACAAGGAGACGCTTGAGGTGCATTACAACGGGAAAAGCATTTCCGAAGTGCTGGCCCTGACGATTGATGAGGCCCTTGAATTTTTCAAGCACATTCCGTCCATTGAGCGCAAGGTCAGGACGCTGTCCGAGGTGGGGCTGGGCTATATCCAGTTAGGCCAGTCTGCGACCACGTTGTCGGGCGGGGAGGCCCAGCGGATGAAGCTGGCCTCGGAGTTAAGCCGGAAAGCGACCGGCAAGACCATGTATCTGTTGGATGAGCCCACGACGGGGCTCCACTTCGCGGATATCCAGCGGCTGATGCATGTGTTGGAACGGTTGCGGTCATCTGGGAATACCGTGCTGGTGATTGAACATAATCTCGACGTCATAAAACGGAGTGACTACATTATCGATTTGGGCCCCGAAGGGGGCGATGGGGGTGGTCGCATTGTGGCGGAAGGCACTCCTGAAGAAGTCTCCCGCTGCGACGCCTCGCATACGGGCCAGGCATTGCGACTCCATTTGAAATCATCATGA
- a CDS encoding ABC transporter permease → MNGLMIIKIALRALARNKGRSLLTALGIIIGIAAVIAVVAVGQGASTNMRAQISSMGNNLLMIFPGSQNAGGFRGGSGTQQTLTAEDGEAILQESQFVTAMTPMVRSGGQCIYRENDWATQIQGVNVQYPEVRSWPIAAGDFFTEADLKSAARVCVLGKTVADQLFLDEDPIGKTIRIRSMPFRVVGVMASKGTAAFGQDQDDTIITPWVTVRRVLDKSKFNNVHQLLFSLTTMDNLPLVREEVTAILRQRHRISATEDDDFTIMDMTEVTQMITQVSSLMTILLTVIASISLLVGGIGIMNIMLVAVSERTREIGLRLALGARRRDIMRQFLVEAVVLSGVGGIIGIGLGVSAAYLLGSINHWPVVIAPVSVLIALSFSAGVGIFFGFYPAWRAARLNPIESLRRE, encoded by the coding sequence ATGAACGGGCTCATGATCATCAAAATCGCGCTCAGGGCGCTGGCCCGGAATAAAGGCCGCTCCCTGCTGACCGCGCTGGGGATCATCATCGGGATTGCGGCCGTCATCGCGGTCGTCGCGGTCGGCCAAGGGGCCTCGACCAATATGCGGGCCCAGATCAGCAGCATGGGGAATAACCTCCTTATGATTTTCCCGGGAAGCCAGAATGCCGGGGGATTCCGGGGGGGATCCGGCACGCAACAGACCCTCACAGCCGAAGACGGCGAAGCGATCCTGCAGGAGAGCCAGTTCGTGACGGCCATGACCCCCATGGTCCGGTCGGGCGGCCAATGTATTTACCGTGAAAACGACTGGGCCACCCAGATTCAAGGCGTCAACGTCCAGTATCCCGAGGTTCGCAGCTGGCCGATCGCTGCCGGCGATTTCTTCACCGAAGCGGACCTGAAAAGTGCCGCCCGGGTCTGCGTGCTGGGAAAGACCGTGGCTGATCAGTTATTCCTGGATGAGGACCCGATTGGAAAGACCATCCGGATCCGGAGTATGCCCTTCCGGGTGGTCGGGGTCATGGCGTCCAAAGGGACGGCGGCCTTCGGCCAGGATCAGGATGACACCATCATCACGCCCTGGGTGACCGTCCGCCGGGTGCTGGATAAGTCCAAATTCAATAATGTCCACCAGCTGCTGTTCAGCCTCACGACCATGGACAATCTCCCCCTGGTCCGGGAGGAAGTGACCGCGATCCTGCGCCAACGCCACCGCATCAGCGCCACGGAGGATGACGACTTCACCATTATGGACATGACGGAGGTCACCCAGATGATCACACAGGTCTCCAGCCTCATGACCATCCTGCTCACCGTGATCGCCTCGATTTCATTACTGGTCGGGGGCATCGGCATCATGAACATCATGCTGGTGGCCGTCAGTGAGCGCACCCGCGAGATCGGCCTGCGCCTGGCGCTGGGGGCCCGGCGTCGGGATATCATGCGTCAGTTCCTGGTGGAAGCCGTGGTGTTGTCGGGCGTCGGGGGCATCATTGGGATCGGCCTGGGGGTCAGCGCCGCCTATCTCCTGGGCTCCATCAACCACTGGCCCGTCGTGATCGCGCCGGTCTCCGTCCTCATCGCCCTCTCCTTCTCCGCGGGCGTGGGCATCTTTTTCGGTTTCTACCCCGCCTGGCGGGCCGCCCGCCTGAACCCGATCGAGAGTCTGCGCCGGGAGTAA
- a CDS encoding tetratricopeptide repeat protein, whose translation MKPTWNYKILKGMLALLVVAIRVQAAGIDTPAQGDPVSPFVILATAQTALEDGFCELAQKQAEEVLKNGALPPSLRGDATIVLARALYGQRRFTEMAARLEAIGLTAPTTQAGALVYWHAVARYESGNIRAALDELRNFGGRFPDSPLMSRASRLEAWANLKEGRQAEAFSVFERFDRQFGITDEGAENLLDWGQALLASGNSPAARTVLERLVTRPPDLAAVQDGKLWLAKALVLEGKWESAWNILALMADDSLVRVDRRALAYMTLSEVNAAQTNYVAAVTSASKAVELAPTTVLKNRARALWGKWLLKQNKIAEGAELLRPVIAQMTDDPVSRELQLELAAGYLDLKQFEKAAQEFQYYLETFKDPEGRLAAFKGRGLAMWELQRYAEAATMFEKAAALVPDPAQCEPLQIKAADAMFANAQYKLAEAAYETILASYPASAMNAQVLYQLGECLARQTLRREAEGRFRELVRKNPSHPLAERALMRIAEMKEEQGPAFVREALAAYMDVMSVYPKGTLFAEALHRHGLTAYQMGDIDVALSDFSRVVKEFPGSRVAPQAYFMRGWALYMRGQEEESLAVCKAFVERYPDSEWTPGVIFWIGEYAFNHGRYADAETQFIKLADKSPLDPLAGQSLIWAGRAAMMQKEYLRAVESLSRMTRTYPASPHMAEARFLQADALSELGEFSRAILVFDELIEKFPNSPLVSAAWGRRGDCHFTLGATDPKRYSEAVTAYRAVSRSPGSTFDLELQADYKIGRCYDKMGRLPDAFEQYYTRVVCRYLADKQKDSAAAVWFTKAAFAAADILELEKNWKRAIKVLERVEGAQIPASADARKRIEQIRSEHWIW comes from the coding sequence ATGAAGCCGACGTGGAATTATAAGATATTGAAGGGCATGCTGGCGCTTCTAGTCGTCGCCATCCGGGTGCAGGCTGCGGGAATCGACACTCCGGCTCAAGGGGACCCGGTCTCCCCGTTCGTCATCCTGGCCACGGCGCAGACGGCGTTGGAGGACGGGTTCTGCGAACTGGCTCAAAAGCAGGCAGAAGAGGTGTTGAAGAACGGGGCGTTGCCGCCTTCCCTGCGGGGCGATGCCACGATCGTGCTGGCCCGGGCCCTCTATGGCCAGCGCCGGTTCACGGAGATGGCCGCCCGCCTTGAGGCGATCGGGCTGACGGCCCCCACCACGCAGGCCGGGGCCTTGGTCTATTGGCATGCCGTGGCCCGGTATGAGTCCGGCAACATCCGTGCGGCCCTGGATGAGCTTCGTAACTTTGGAGGGCGCTTTCCTGACAGTCCGCTGATGTCACGGGCCTCCCGCCTGGAGGCCTGGGCCAATCTGAAGGAGGGACGTCAGGCCGAGGCCTTTTCCGTGTTTGAACGGTTTGACCGTCAATTCGGCATCACCGACGAAGGGGCTGAGAATTTATTGGATTGGGGACAGGCCCTGCTGGCATCGGGAAACAGTCCCGCGGCGCGGACGGTCCTGGAACGCCTGGTCACCCGCCCGCCGGACTTGGCCGCGGTTCAGGATGGAAAATTGTGGCTCGCGAAAGCGCTCGTGCTCGAGGGGAAGTGGGAGTCTGCCTGGAATATCCTGGCCCTGATGGCCGATGATTCCCTGGTGCGGGTGGACCGGCGGGCATTGGCCTATATGACGCTCAGCGAAGTGAATGCCGCCCAGACCAATTACGTGGCGGCCGTCACGTCGGCCTCCAAGGCGGTGGAACTGGCGCCCACCACGGTCCTGAAAAACCGGGCACGGGCCCTGTGGGGAAAATGGCTGCTCAAACAGAATAAAATTGCAGAAGGCGCTGAGTTGCTGCGCCCGGTGATCGCCCAGATGACCGATGATCCGGTGTCCCGTGAACTGCAGCTGGAACTGGCGGCGGGGTATCTCGATTTGAAGCAATTCGAAAAAGCGGCGCAGGAGTTCCAGTATTATCTGGAGACGTTCAAGGATCCCGAGGGACGGTTGGCCGCCTTTAAGGGGCGGGGGCTGGCCATGTGGGAGTTGCAGCGGTATGCCGAGGCGGCCACGATGTTTGAGAAGGCGGCGGCCCTGGTGCCGGATCCCGCGCAATGCGAGCCCCTGCAGATCAAGGCAGCGGATGCGATGTTCGCCAACGCCCAGTACAAATTGGCGGAGGCGGCCTATGAAACGATTCTGGCGAGCTATCCCGCCTCGGCCATGAACGCCCAGGTCCTCTATCAGCTGGGGGAGTGCCTGGCCCGCCAAACGTTGCGACGGGAGGCCGAAGGGCGGTTCCGCGAGCTGGTCCGCAAAAACCCCTCCCATCCGTTGGCGGAGCGGGCCTTGATGCGGATCGCGGAAATGAAAGAGGAGCAGGGGCCGGCCTTTGTCCGGGAAGCCCTGGCGGCCTATATGGACGTCATGTCGGTTTACCCGAAAGGGACCTTGTTTGCCGAGGCGCTGCACCGGCATGGGCTGACGGCCTACCAGATGGGGGACATCGATGTGGCGCTCAGCGATTTTTCAAGGGTGGTCAAGGAGTTCCCGGGCAGCCGGGTGGCCCCACAGGCCTATTTCATGCGCGGCTGGGCCTTGTATATGCGCGGACAGGAAGAGGAATCCCTGGCGGTCTGCAAGGCGTTTGTGGAGCGCTATCCCGACAGTGAGTGGACGCCGGGCGTGATCTTCTGGATCGGTGAGTACGCCTTTAACCATGGCCGCTATGCCGATGCGGAAACCCAGTTTATCAAGTTAGCCGATAAATCCCCCCTGGACCCCCTGGCGGGCCAGTCCCTGATCTGGGCTGGCCGGGCGGCAATGATGCAGAAGGAGTACCTGCGGGCGGTCGAGTCATTATCCCGGATGACGCGCACGTATCCGGCCAGTCCGCACATGGCGGAGGCCCGCTTCCTGCAGGCTGATGCCCTGAGTGAGCTGGGTGAGTTTTCCCGGGCCATCCTGGTGTTTGATGAGCTGATTGAGAAATTCCCGAACTCCCCGCTGGTCAGTGCCGCGTGGGGCCGCCGCGGGGACTGCCATTTCACCCTCGGGGCGACGGACCCCAAGCGCTATTCGGAGGCGGTCACCGCCTATCGCGCGGTGAGCCGGAGTCCGGGTTCCACGTTTGATCTCGAGCTCCAGGCGGATTACAAAATCGGCCGTTGCTATGATAAGATGGGCCGCTTGCCCGATGCCTTCGAGCAGTACTACACCCGGGTGGTCTGCCGGTATCTCGCGGATAAGCAGAAGGACAGTGCGGCCGCGGTCTGGTTCACCAAGGCGGCGTTTGCTGCGGCGGACATTCTTGAATTGGAGAAAAACTGGAAGCGGGCCATCAAGGTCCTTGAGCGGGTGGAGGGGGCCCAGATCCCCGCCAGCGCCGATGCCCGTAAACGTATTGAGCAGATCCGTTCTGAGCACTGGATCTGGTAA
- a CDS encoding MotA/TolQ/ExbB proton channel family protein, translated as MFELLNEGGLIAWIITGAGLFAFALFMERLLTLHRARIKSEDFIAGICNNLGRGNVDEALAICDDTPGPVAVIVRAAILNRRADKDAIRTAMENAGRTEISRMERRLTNFVTIAQVAPIFGLLGTVVGMIKSLQVMRAAAPLVQPGDVMGGLMQALVTTAVGLAVAAPCYVAFNFLTGKVEKIVIDMERSASDMIAFLSGMPIVHDDPAPEKDE; from the coding sequence ATGTTTGAGTTATTGAATGAAGGCGGGTTGATTGCGTGGATTATCACCGGCGCCGGACTGTTTGCGTTCGCGCTGTTCATGGAGCGGCTGTTGACTCTGCACCGGGCCCGGATCAAGTCCGAGGACTTCATTGCGGGCATCTGCAACAATCTGGGCCGTGGCAACGTCGATGAGGCCCTGGCCATCTGTGACGACACCCCGGGCCCGGTGGCGGTCATTGTGCGGGCGGCGATCCTCAACCGGCGGGCCGATAAGGATGCCATCCGCACGGCCATGGAAAATGCCGGTCGCACGGAAATTTCCCGCATGGAACGCCGGCTGACGAATTTTGTCACCATCGCCCAGGTGGCCCCGATTTTCGGCCTGCTGGGAACGGTGGTGGGGATGATCAAGTCCCTGCAGGTCATGCGGGCGGCGGCCCCGTTGGTCCAGCCCGGGGATGTGATGGGGGGCTTGATGCAGGCCCTGGTGACCACCGCGGTCGGGCTGGCGGTCGCGGCGCCCTGCTACGTGGCCTTTAATTTCCTGACCGGGAAAGTGGAGAAGATCGTGATTGATATGGAGCGCTCGGCCTCCGATATGATCGCGTTCCTGTCCGGAATGCCCATCGTGCATGATGACCCCGCACCGGAGAAGGACGAATGA
- the hisD gene encoding histidinol dehydrogenase → MDIQIAKWAADKPSAIVTSFLKRPAFDPGAETAARATLDDIRLNGDAAVLKAIREFDGVSLSPAGMRVTMAELAEARETVDAPFRIAARETYKRVTTFSRAGMKKDWKIFSPKGGELGEQFVPLDRVGVYIPGGQAPLVSTVFMTVTLARVAGVQEIVACTPSDANGKVNPYILFALEMAGATEIYRVGGIQAIGMMAYGTKTVPKVQKIVGPGGAYVTAAKKLVYGEVALDLVAGPSEIAILADDTAPAECVAADLLSQAEHGTGQEKAILVTTSSALAAKVAEQLVAQAETLTRKTAIHKVLEKGTLIVVVNTLDEGMDLCNQFAPEHFEILVREPRSWLRKVRTAGAVFFGMWTPESVGDFVAGPSHVLPTGGTATMFSGLTVDDFRRRTSFMAFTRADLQETLPVIEAFGRVEGLDAHARAARIRFEVS, encoded by the coding sequence ATGGACATTCAAATCGCGAAGTGGGCGGCGGATAAACCGTCAGCCATCGTGACCTCGTTTTTAAAGCGGCCGGCATTTGATCCCGGTGCGGAAACCGCGGCCAGGGCCACCCTTGATGATATCCGCTTGAACGGGGATGCCGCGGTGCTCAAGGCGATCCGGGAATTTGACGGGGTGTCGCTGTCCCCTGCAGGGATGCGGGTCACCATGGCGGAACTGGCGGAGGCGCGCGAAACGGTGGATGCGCCCTTCCGCATTGCCGCCCGGGAGACGTATAAGCGCGTCACCACGTTTTCACGTGCCGGGATGAAAAAGGACTGGAAGATCTTCAGCCCCAAGGGCGGGGAATTGGGCGAGCAGTTTGTGCCGTTGGACCGGGTAGGGGTCTACATCCCCGGCGGTCAGGCGCCGCTGGTCTCGACGGTCTTCATGACCGTCACGCTGGCGCGGGTGGCCGGGGTTCAGGAAATTGTGGCCTGCACGCCCTCTGACGCCAATGGGAAAGTGAATCCCTACATCCTGTTTGCGCTCGAAATGGCGGGCGCCACGGAGATCTACCGGGTGGGTGGCATTCAGGCGATCGGCATGATGGCCTATGGCACCAAGACTGTTCCGAAGGTGCAGAAAATCGTGGGGCCCGGCGGGGCCTATGTCACGGCCGCCAAAAAACTGGTGTATGGGGAGGTCGCGCTGGATCTGGTCGCCGGCCCGAGTGAAATCGCCATCCTCGCGGATGACACCGCCCCGGCGGAATGTGTGGCGGCAGACCTGCTCTCCCAGGCGGAACACGGGACCGGTCAGGAAAAGGCGATCCTGGTGACGACCTCCAGTGCCCTGGCGGCAAAGGTGGCGGAGCAGCTGGTGGCGCAGGCGGAAACGTTGACCCGTAAAACGGCCATTCATAAAGTGCTCGAGAAAGGCACCTTGATTGTGGTGGTGAACACCCTGGATGAGGGTATGGACCTCTGTAATCAATTTGCGCCGGAACATTTTGAAATCCTGGTGAGGGAGCCCCGGAGCTGGTTGAGGAAAGTCCGGACCGCCGGTGCGGTGTTCTTCGGGATGTGGACGCCTGAATCGGTGGGCGATTTTGTGGCTGGGCCCAGCCATGTGCTGCCCACCGGGGGCACTGCCACCATGTTCTCCGGGTTGACGGTGGATGATTTCCGCCGGCGCACGAGCTTTATGGCCTTCACCCGGGCGGACTTGCAGGAGACGCTTCCCGTCATCGAGGCCTTCGGGCGGGTCGAGGGGTTGGATGCCCATGCGCGTGCCGCCCGCATCAGGTTTGAGGTGTCATGA
- a CDS encoding ABC transporter ATP-binding protein, translating to MLIALRQIKKVYHMESVDVPALKNVSTDIAAGEFVAIMGHSGSGKSTLLNLLGCLDTPDSGSYQLDGEEVSGLDADALAMIRNRKIGFVFQNFNLLPRTTAEENVELPLYYGLPMRSAERRERARKLLTRLGLEGRMQHHPGQLSGGQQQRVAIARALVNQPQLILADEPTGNLDSRSAEDIMALFQELNREGITIVMVTHEPDIAQFAKRVIQMRDGEII from the coding sequence ATGCTCATCGCCTTACGCCAGATCAAGAAGGTCTACCACATGGAGTCTGTGGACGTTCCGGCATTGAAGAATGTCTCCACCGATATTGCGGCCGGTGAGTTTGTTGCCATCATGGGCCACTCTGGATCCGGAAAAAGCACCCTGCTCAACCTGCTGGGCTGCCTGGATACCCCGGACAGCGGGAGCTATCAGCTGGATGGCGAGGAAGTCAGCGGGTTGGATGCGGATGCCCTGGCGATGATCCGGAACCGGAAAATCGGGTTTGTGTTCCAGAACTTCAACCTCCTTCCCCGTACCACGGCGGAAGAAAACGTGGAGCTCCCCCTCTACTATGGCCTACCCATGCGCAGCGCCGAACGCCGCGAGCGCGCCCGGAAGCTGTTGACCCGGCTCGGCCTGGAAGGCCGGATGCAACACCATCCCGGCCAGCTCTCCGGTGGACAGCAGCAACGGGTGGCCATTGCCAGGGCGCTGGTCAACCAGCCCCAGCTGATTCTGGCTGATGAGCCCACGGGAAACCTCGACAGTCGCTCGGCGGAGGACATCATGGCGCTCTTTCAGGAACTCAACCGGGAAGGCATTACCATCGTCATGGTCACCCATGAACCGGATATCGCCCAGTTCGCCAAACGCGTCATCCAGATGCGGGATGGTGAAATCATATGA